The Megalops cyprinoides isolate fMegCyp1 chromosome 10, fMegCyp1.pri, whole genome shotgun sequence genome window below encodes:
- the klhl32 gene encoding kelch-like protein 32, which yields MPSELSLSAQDMLTGQRLCQSKSHQDSVLSALNQQRKEGLLCDVILVAGEQKFHAHKAVLAACSDYFRAMFSLCMVESEAEEVTLQGVTSVGLKQALDFAYTGQIMLEPGVIQDVLSAGSHLQLLELLSLCSHYLIQELNSFNYLDLYRLADLFHLPVLEGAVVDFLVEHLSELQHSRQEEVLLLPYRLLREVLKSDRLTSLNEEQIWQLVVRWLEHDCRYQRMDDLLQYVRYGLMDAAALHRVAKCHPLVQASEAATALISEALEYHRATFAQPLRQTQRTKPRFRSLTLYIAGGRKREVCRVQELRFFNPVEQEHVHIAGVSNWSELAPMPAGRSHHCVAVMGHFLFVAGGEVEHATGRTCAVRTACRYDPRSNRWTEIAPMKACREHFVLGALGQYLYAVGGRNELRQVLPTVERYCPKRNKWTFVQSFDRSLSCHAGCVADGLLWVSGGVTNTAQYQNRLMVYDPVQNEWLSRCPMLQRRVYHVMAAVRRQLYVLGGNDLDYNNDRILVRHIDSYNIDLDQWTRCTFSLLTGQNESGVAVHSDRIYVVGGYSIWTNEPLACIQVLDVSTEGKEEVFYGPTLPFASNGIAACFLPAPYFTCPNLQTLQVPHHRIGAV from the exons ATGCCCTCGGAGCTTAGCCTCAG tgctcAGGATATGCTGACAGGACAGCGGTTGTGTCAGTCCAAATCTCACCAGGATTCCGTTCTTTCTGCCCTCAACCAGCAGAGGAAAGAGGGcctcctctgtgatgtcattctggTTGCCGGGGAACAGAAATTCCACGCCCACAAGGCTGTCCTGGCGGCTTGCAGTGATTACTTCCGG GCCATGTTCAGTCTGTGTATGGTGGAGAGTGAAGCCGAGGAGGTGACCCTTCAGGGAGTAACCAGTGTGGGCCTGAAGCAAGCACTGGACTTTGCCTACACTGGGCAG ATCATGCTGGAGCCAGGTGTGATCCAGGATGTCCTGTCAGCAGGAagtcacctgcagctgctggagcttCTTAGCCTCTGCTCACACTACCTCATTCAG GAGCTGAACAGTTTTAATTACCTTGACCTGTATCGGCTGGCCGACCTGTTCCACCTGCCGGTGCTGGAGGGCGCAGTTGTGGACTTCCTGGTGGAGCACTTGTCTGAACTTCAGCACAGCCGCcaggaggaggtgctgctgctCCCCTACCGCCTGCTGAGGGAGGTTCTGAAGAGCGACCGTCTCACCTCCCTCAATGAGGAGCAGATCtggcag CTGGTGGTGCGCTGGCTGGAGCACGACTGCAGGTACCAGCGCATGGACGACCTGCTGCAGTACGTGCGCTACGGCCTGATGGACGCGGCGGCGCTGCACCGCGTGGCCAAGTGCCACCCGCTGGTGCAGGCGAGCGAGGCGGCCACGGCGCTCATCAGCGAGGCGCTGGAGTACCACCGCGCCACCTTCGCCCAGCCGCTGCGGCAGACGCAGCGCACCAAGCCCCGCTTCCGCTCGCTCACGCTCTACATCGCCGGCGGCCGCAAGCGCGAGGTGTGCCGAGTGCAGGAGCTGCGCTTCTTTAACCCCGTGGAGCAGGAGCACGTGCACATCGCCGGCGTGTCCAACTGGAGCGAGCTGGCGCCCATGCCCGCCGGCCGCAGCCACCACTGTGTGGCCGTCATGGGCCACTTCCTGTTCGTGGCCGGTGGCGAGGTGGAGCACGCCACGGGCCGCACCTGCGCCGTGCGCACCGCCTGCCGCTACGACCCGCGCTCCAACCGCTGGACGGAGATCGCGCCCATGAAGGCCTGCCGGGAGCACTTCGTCCTGGGCGCGCTGGGCCAGTACCTCTACGCCGTGGGCGGCCGCAACGAGCTCAGGCAGGTGCTGCCCACCGTGGAGCGCTACTGCCCCAAGAGGAACAAGTGGACCTTCGTCCAGTCCTTCGACCGCTCCCTGTCCTGCCACGCTGGCTGTGTGGCTGACGGGCTGCTCTGGGTCTCAG GTGGAGTCACAAACACAGCCCAGTACCAGAACCGGCTGATGGTGTATGACCCTGTACAG aatgAGTGGCTTTCTCGCTGTCCGATGCTGCAGAGGAGAGTTTACCATGTGATGGCAGCCGTACGGAGACAGCTCTATGTGCTGGGCGGTAATGACCTGGACTACAACAACGATCGAATCCTGGTCCGGCACATCGACTCGTACAACATCGACTTAGACCAGTGGACGCGCTGTACCTTCAGCCTTCTCACAG GGCAGAACGAATCGGGCGTGGCCGTCCACAGTGACAGAATTTACGTTGTTGGTGGATATTCCATCTGGACTAATGAGCCTCTGGCATGTATTCAG GTTCTGGATGTTAGcacagaggggaaggaggaagtCTTCTACGGCCCAACGCTCCCGTTCGCTTCCAACGGAATCGCAGCATGTTTTCTGCCTGCCCCATACTTCACCTGCCCCAACCTACAGACACTGCAAGTTCCCCATCACAGGATTGGAGCTGTGTAA
- the calhm6 gene encoding calcium homeostasis modulator protein 6, with protein sequence MDKFRTVLNIAQNQQTSLGFGLVALLTAGGEQIFSSVVFRCPCSSWNFVYGTVFLLVPALALLVLGYMISNKTWKLFTGLCRRKPNSRRLKSTCAFLKVFLQITTGAMIAPVSWIAVALLNGNYFECAMTGLNVTLFKNHLCLGRAAECSKELHKFPCGKSSIPQADRDEVLAIVRSESQVLGWLLIASITLGALLLTCVARCRSPVSYEQLKFWRAYAGQECDLMEKYIAQHAQQLAERNVKSFFQQTPPDSMVTPEKQAWEKVSSFFHFSKKNHYYSTLHSYVETYLDPSDKHRASVRSDAGDTANPTVLSFVDEGKMML encoded by the exons ATGGATAAATTCAGAACGGTGCTAAATATTGCccaaaaccaacaaacaagCCTGGGCTTCGGGCTGGTGGCGTTGCTGACTGCGGGTGGAGAGCAGATTTTTTCGTCGGTTGTGTTCAGGTGTCCTTGCAGCTCCTGGAACTTTGTCTACGGGACCGTGTTTCTGCTGGTGCCTGCACTAGCGCTGCTGGTGTTGGGGTACATGATCAGCAATAAAACTTGGAAATTGTTCACAGGGTTATGTAGGCGCAAACCAAACTCGCGTCGTTTGAAAAGCACATGTGCCTTTTTAAAAGTGTTCCTGCAGATAACCACCGGCGCGATGATCGCTCCAGTTAGCTGGATAGCAGTTGCGCTTCTCAATGGCAACTATTTCGAGTGTGCTATGACCGGACTCAACGTGACGCTGTTCAAAAATCATCTCTGTTTGGGGAGAGCAGCCGAGTGTTCCAAAGAGCTGCACAAGTTTCCTTGCGGAAAGTCCTCCATCCCGCAGGCTGACAGAGATGAGGTCTTGGCGATTGTTCGCTCTGAGTCGCAG GTGCTTGGCTGGTTGCTGATTGCCTCTATCACACTGGGGGCCTTGCTGTTGACGTGTGTGGCCAGGTGTCGCTCCCCGGTCAGCTATGAGCAGCTGAAGTTCTGGCGGGCATACGCCGGGCAGGAGTGCGACCTGATGGAGAAGTACATAGCCCAACATGCCCAGCAGCTTGCCGAGAGGAACGTGAAGAGCTTCTTCCAGCAGACGCCCCCAGACTCCATGGTCACCCCTGAAAAGCAGGCCTGGGAGAAGGTGTCGTCCTTCTTCCACTTCAGTAAGAAGAACCACTACTACAGCACCCTCCACAGTTACGTGGAGACGTACCTGGACCCTTCGGACAAACACAGAGCCTCTGTCAGGTCAGACGCGGGGGACACGGCCAACCCTACCGTGCTCAGCTTTGTGGATGAGGGGAAGATGATGCTGTGA
- the LOC118784892 gene encoding calcium homeostasis modulator protein 5-like translates to MDAFQTVLRFVMNQKTTIGYSFMAILTIGGERIFSMVSFQCPCNRSQNFSYGLTFLLGPAVVLLALGFFFSTRMWRLFTGCCLNPLKLCPRGNCLGCTAMLLKVAAGACVAPVMWLCVALLNGTFYECAVSGLDDNLVVNLFCKNKTVMCRAELARVPCKRSKLPAEENMELLLMFRAQSQILGWCIIVVAAIAGLVGTCYKNCRSQVSFLQLTFWKRYMEKEKEQFEAFATEYADKLAKRNLKSFFENRDPEAFPFPNHRSWEEISALYTFSNSEQYYSTLQRYVERSDRDYSSEKRPVLDVERGFEMS, encoded by the exons ATGGATGCTTTCCAGACCGTGCTGCGCTTCGTCATGAACCAGAAGACCACCATAGGCTACAGCTTCATGGCCATCCTGACCATAGGCGGAGAGCGCATCTTTTCTATGGTCTCCTTCCAGTGTCCCTGCAACCGCAGCCAGAACTTCTCGTACGGGCTGACCTTCCTGCTCGGGCCGGCCGTGGTGCTACTGGCGCTCGGCTTCTTCTTCAGCACGCGCATGTGGAGGCTGTTCACGGGCTGCTGCCTGAACCCGCTCAAGCTCTGCCCCCGGGGCAACTGCCTGGGCTGCACAGCCATGCTGCTGAAGGTGGCCGCGGGCGCGTGTGTCGCCCCGGTCATGTGGCTGTGCGTGGCGCTGCTCAACGGGACCTTCTACGAGTGCGCCGTCAGCGGGCTGGACGACAACCTGGTGGTGAACCTGTTCTGCAAGAACAAGACGGTGATGTGCCGCGCGGAGCTGGCCCGGGTGCCCTGCAAGAGGTCCAAGCTTCCCGCGGAAGAGAACATGGAGCTGCTGCTCATGTTCCGAGCGCAGTCGCAG ATCCTAGGCTGGTGCATCATCGTGGTGGCTGCCATCGCGGGACTGGTGGGGACTTGCTATAAGAACTGTCGCTCTCAGGTCAGCTTCCTGCAGCTCACCTTCTGGAAGCGCTAtatggagaaggagaaggagcagtTCGAGGCCTTCGCCACCGAGTACGCTGACAAGCTGGCCAAGCGCAACCTCAAGAGCTTCTTCGAGAACCGTGACCCAGAAGCTTTCCCCTTTCCCAATCACAGGTCCTGGGAAGAAATCTCGGCCTTGTACACCTTCTCTAATAGTGAGCAGTACTACAGTACCCTGCAGAGGTATGTGGAGCGCTCGGATCGTGACTACAGCTCAGAGAAGAGGCCTGTACTGGACGTCGAGCGTGGCTTTGAGATGTCCTGA